The Candidatus Desulfatibia profunda genome includes a region encoding these proteins:
- a CDS encoding nucleotidyltransferase family protein yields the protein MKILDEIKKTINEHKLYLEEKYNVKSMGIFGSYLRGEQSGQSDIDILIEFHNPVDLFEFIKLENYLSEILGVKVDLVMKDTLKPRIKDRILREAVNI from the coding sequence ATGAAAATCCTCGATGAAATAAAAAAAACAATAAACGAACACAAATTATATCTTGAAGAAAAATATAATGTAAAATCCATGGGTATTTTCGGTTCCTATTTAAGAGGAGAACAAAGCGGCCAAAGCGATATCGATATCCTGATAGAATTTCACAATCCAGTTGATTTATTTGAATTCATTAAATTAGAGAATTATTTAAGTGAAATATTAGGCGTTAAAGTTGACCTCGTTATGAAGGATACTTTGAAGCCGCGCATAAAGGATCGAATATTGA